One Natrinema marinum genomic window carries:
- a CDS encoding helix-turn-helix domain-containing protein produces the protein MTTVVELEIPADRLGFDRTFDRVSAFEFQVGGLIGGASPLVWTGGPDRETVRNALEADPSVDLIGSVADDSGGSPAEDGPAVGPGDRWLFRLEFGDGVKLFEEIVTEHDGAILTARGHDGRWKLKLLFHDRESVSTCHELFEQYEYRANVTRISGVDDLATARTPLTETQYETIYKAHELGYFDVPRGVTLKELASELGISHQALSERLRRSHAALVSAELSDRTAPMEIDP, from the coding sequence ATGACTACAGTCGTCGAACTCGAGATTCCGGCCGATCGACTCGGTTTCGACCGGACGTTCGATCGAGTGTCGGCGTTCGAGTTTCAGGTCGGGGGACTGATCGGCGGAGCGTCGCCGCTGGTCTGGACGGGCGGTCCGGACCGAGAGACAGTTCGGAACGCCCTCGAGGCGGATCCGTCGGTCGATCTGATCGGGAGCGTCGCGGACGACAGCGGTGGCTCTCCGGCGGAAGATGGGCCTGCCGTCGGACCGGGAGACCGCTGGCTGTTTCGGCTCGAATTCGGGGACGGCGTGAAGCTCTTCGAGGAGATCGTGACCGAACACGACGGAGCGATCCTGACGGCACGCGGCCACGACGGGCGCTGGAAGCTGAAACTGCTCTTTCACGACCGCGAGTCGGTCTCGACGTGTCACGAACTCTTCGAGCAGTACGAGTACCGGGCGAACGTCACCCGGATCAGCGGCGTCGACGATCTCGCGACGGCGCGGACGCCGCTGACCGAGACGCAGTACGAGACGATCTACAAGGCTCACGAACTGGGCTATTTCGACGTGCCGAGGGGCGTCACGCTCAAGGAACTGGCCTCGGAACTGGGAATCTCCCACCAGGCGCTTTCCGAGCGACTTCGCCGCAGTCACGCCGCCCTCGTCAGCGCCGAGCTCTCCGATCGAACCGCACCCATGGAGATCGATCCCTGA